The sequence GTGGTATGATAATTGGTAACCATAGTTTGTACAACTTCAATAAAATATACTCGTCTACTAAAGTATTATTACTTCGAATTTTCAAAAGCACgtcttaattgtatcataaataCACATTACACATGTACAAACAATTCTTTTTGTTagtcaattacacaaaaaaaaacatttcaatcaagatagaaTAGCGAAAGTTTCAATGTttaaacatttttatactaatactaagtattatatttgtgtgtgtgtataaaagttacttatgtaactatatatacttcggtatggtattcgatatttcggtatgtcatttgtaaatacggaataccataccatatactaaaaaatattaaaatgtatATCATATACCATATCAAATACCATAATACCAAAACCACGATATCAAAAATTTCGATTCGATATAataattcggtatataccataccatgcccatcCGTACATAGTAGTACTAGATGAGAAAATGATCCCTTTTTTTTGGGTTAATGAATGAGTAAATTTTCCACCTCTTTAAAGAACATTatcctaaattttaattaatagaaaaataatatttgcaGGTTACCTCAAGATAAACCATTGAATTGAAAACAACAATTTGTTAactttggattgtataattttttattgatgttttgccactataaggaaaaggaaaaaggggagcgaaaataaagaagaagccggggagaaaaagaaaagagtcagctgtgagaaaaaaaaaacagttgtTGCCACTGAGATTCGAAACCCAAACCTAATTGTTTTGGTACTCAGAAATTAGCTTTCTAACCAGAGCACAAACAAGGCTTGTACGTCTGGGTGCTCATGTATTCTTTTATACGAATATCCACAAATATCCATATAAATATACATGTTCCGCGAGTTAGTGGGTGTTCAAGCATCCATGCTATTCAACGTGGTCCGCCCCTATATAATATGTACTTTTCTACAATGTTGGGGGTTTATAGGAAAGAGTCTTTCTATCTCACTACATTGTCTCGTATGAATTGCATACACTTTATCTTTTTTCGATTTCCATTGAAAATATATTGACATGTTGTTGTTGGGCAACCGGCACAAATTTAGGAAAAAGGGAAAAAGCCTAAAACTGAAACACTGACGCTAACACTAATGCTGGCGCCAAGTCATTCGAGTATACAAAGAAACTAGGAGTAATAAACTAGACGGAAAATTAATTATGAGTATATAGACAAAATGCCAAATCCACATTGTTGAAGAAACTATAAACAAGAAGAAATACTATTTAAACCATCAGATCAGAGGAGTAACAATTTAACAACCATACGCATGCCACACTCATATTATAATGTTTTTCCTTGGTTTGTCCAGAGTCCACGCGGTactaaaaaacaagaaaaagacgCTCAAATGAGTTGAACCTAGTCGCTGACACAACCAGGCCGAGTTAACTCATCTCTACATTCTGCTCGTCTTGCTTTTCCCCATACTTTTAGCCATATCTCTAAGcacaaacttttgaattttcCCAGTAGATGTCTTTGGAAGCTCTTCTTTGATTATCAGAGTCTTTGGCACCATATAATGCGGCAATTTGGCTCTACaaaactctataatatcttttTCACTTGCCTTTTCTTTTCCATTCAAACTAACAAATGCACACGGAGTTTCCCCCCAGTATTCATCTGGTCGTGCCACTACTGCTGCTTCATTAATCGCCGGATGTGTGTACAACACTGATTCCACTTCCACACTACTCAAATTCTCTCCACCACTTATGATGACATCCTTTGATCTATCCTTAATTTCTAAGTACCCATCAGGGTGCATAACTGCAACATCCCCCGTGTAAAACCAACCGTCATCTTTCATGCATTTCGACGTTCCTTCAGGATCTTTGAGGTAACCCAACATGACACACGCACCCTTTAGTACAATTTCACCTAATGTTAAACCGTCGCGTTTCACACTGACTCCAGATTCTGGATTCACCACGTCCACTTCCGTCATCCCTGTGGTCCTCACCCCTTGTCTTGATTTCAGCCTTGCTCTTTCGGTTGCCGGCAATTTATTCCAGTGATTTTTCCATGTGCATGAAATCACTAGTCCACCAGTTTCTGTCAGGCCATATCCATGGGTAACTACAAATCCAAGGGACTCTGTTCGAAACAGAACTGCAGCAGGGGGTGGGGATCCTGCTGTCAGTATATATACAGGATGCTCTAACGGCATGCTGTCAGGCGAATTCGACAACATGTTGAGTACCACAGGAGCAGCGCAGATGTGAGTAACGCTGTGTTTCTTGATCGAGTCATAAATGACTCTTGCGTCAAATTTTCTCAAACAGATATTGGTTCCACCAACAGCAGCCATTCCCCAAGGATAGCTCCATCCGTTAGCATGAAACATAGGAAGTGTCCATAAATAAACCGGCTGTTTCGGAACAGTCCATTCAATCAAAGAATCCCACGAAATAATGAAAATACCCCTATGACTATGAACCACTCCTTTTGGATCGGATGTAGTACCAGAAGTATAATTCAGTGCAATCGGATCAAATTCACTTTTCGGGCGAATCCAATTGAAACTCGAATCTCCCTTTTCCACCAGTTCCTCATACGTGCTGATAAATTCACTAGTTAGTGGAGTATAAAATTCATCATCTTCAATTAGAACAAGAAGCGGACGGTCAGATTTCGGAGGAAATAACGACAGCGCCTCGAGAACTAGTACTTTGGATTGACAATCAACAAACAAGAGCTTTGATTCGCTATGAAGGAGGAGGACGGAGATAGTTCGGGCATCAAGACGGAGATTGATGGTGTTGAGTACAGCACCCGCCATGGGAACAGCGAAATGAAGTTCGTACATGGCAGGTATATTAGGGGAGACAACGGAGACCACATGGTTTGTGTGAATACCAAGAAGAGAAACAATAGAAGAGGCAACTTTGAGGCAACGGGTACGGGTTTGGGACCAAGTGTGACAAGTGTTGTTGTAGATAACGGAAGGGCAATCGGCATAGATGGTAGCAGCTCTTTCTAAGAAGGTAAGAGGAGTAAGAGGACTTGAATTTGGTGGCCTTGGCTTCAGTTGATCCATAATTTGCCTCTTAAGGTCTCTGTTAATGCCATTATCTAGGCCTACTATTATATATCCAATGAGACATGTGGAGTAAAGCGACTTTCATGGAAACGTCATCCTTTAGAGGTCCTTTTTTAGTGGGTCAATCATGACTAAGGATGGCACGTCCATTGAATTGAATTTAAACGGGTTAAATATGAATCTGAGCAAAAATAGTTTGAATTGCAATTCATccatataaatatgaataaatatgaatttgatcaaatatgaatttgataaaaataatttcaacccactttaactcTTAAgccaaaaacttaaaacttctaaattatatcaacttaactttttttcattttttttttttagttttttctttttatattttttatcatttttttcttttttatttttttgtcattttttctctttcttctatctctatcctctgccctttgtttctcttttttttttccttttttttagtctcttttttttctattttttattttttttgtttttacttctttgtaaaaaaattttcttttttggttgtattttatattttatatattttttctttgaagaacATGGTTAAATCGAATACAAATTATGAATGATGATTAAAATATCAGTATATTTGTTTTCgccatcatcttttttctttttccttttctcctttttcattttttttctttttaattttttttgtatttttttcttcaattctttctttacgcttttttctctcttctatctctaacttctacctctcgttctactttttttttttctatttttggtttccttTTTTTTATGCTAACGAAAACACCataagcgcatattgatttatattcgcccaacatttataattcgagAGTTATGTGGATCCTCggccatatatattttagtcctaagaaaatacaattaactCATAtactttttttggtttttcatccggtgttcggtgcctacgttggagccccgactaatccggatcgggcattgcagggcccattaaggtgacagcgctcccaacagagttttctccataaccaGTATCGTActctcgacctctggttaagggtggagcagccctatccactgcaccacaactcatactgattttaattcatatacttatttgcatataaatataaatgataaattgcacatattgacaattaaactattcaaatacaaataataaatttatttgaaatatatagtatgatacaaataaatttaaagtaaaaaaaatataaaatgcaatgacaaaaaaagatgaggaaaaaaataagaaaaatgacgaaccaagaatgaaaaagtggaaaactgaaatacaaaaaaaaaatgcaaagaaaaaaatgatgaaaaagaagaaataaaaaagtgtaacaaacgagtaaaaaataagttgaaaaaatgaaaaagaaaaaaaaagtaaattaaaggaaaaaatagtaaattaaaggaaaaaggaaagaaaaaagaaaacaaagaaagagaaataaaagatagaaaaaaataataataaaggagtgagactaaggattatatttaattgataagagatgttattaattatataggctaaatgtgataattagaagtttatatttattaactcatgtaggtctcaagcgaatatgaatgatgaaataagaatgagaaaggagaaagtgaaaaaaaaaaaagaatacaaagaaaaaagaagtaaaaaagaaatagatgaaaaaatgaaaaagaataaaagaaattataaggaatgagtaaaaaaaatgaaaaagaaaaaaagaagaagaaaagaaactagaaaggaaaaaaaactgaaactttaagcaAAGGTGGGTGATCTttgtgtttaaatgggtacccatattttatccattttgttcatatttgtatgagcttttaaaatgagttgaagttcatatttacccatttaaaatatgagtgatccaattcactaaatatgaattgaatgaattctttttataaatatgggctgaaattATCACCCCTAATCATGACATTACTTCGCCCCCCTCCCGgccttttaaagaaaattttaaataatttactaaaatgaatgaataaaataacatcaatctttaaaataggactcaagtaaaataaaaagtatagtaattttttaattggTAAAAACAAATTTCTCCTTAATTATAATGAATATCTGTATTAATTAGGAAAATGGCATGATATAACTATCAGCAATTTAAGTAGTTCAACTTTACACTATGATCTATATACCTTTGCTTCCTTCAGGTAGGGTGTCAAATGAATGGGTTGAGTTGAGATTGAGAATATTAAATGGATTAAATTCAATATTGGATTGGATCATGGCccgtttaaatttattttgagttgaaatgaattaaaaattggATTGGATCTTGACATGTTCAGTTTAACCCGCTTAATCTAATAAATTTTAACATATTGATATTTACCCCTTATAAATtcaaactaatgaaaataaatttgaatgagaTTGGAAAGTTGAGTGGGTGGGTAGGGAGTGGAGGTGAGGGCGGGGcaagagtgtttttttttttcaaaaattaatttttttaaaaataaaaatttaattttttgggtaGGAGTATGGGGTAAGGGTGTGGGATAAGGAGTTAGGGGTAGGAGGGGCGGGTTTTGGGATGGGgtgaggtaaaaaaaaaaaaaaaaaattaaaaaaaattaaattattttaaaaaataaatatttttccttaaaaaagtTGGGAGCTGGTGGAATGTAGGTGTGGGGGAAGAGGGTAGGGAGGGGATGAGGATTAAGGTAAgagtttaaaaagaaaaaaaaaattatttctttctttaaaaaaatatatgtttgggGGAAAGGAGATATGTCGTATAAGGGAGGGGGTGTGTGGGTGCAGTAGGGAGAGGTGGGGGTTGAgataagatttatttatttttttaaaaaaaattatttatttactttaaaattgatttcttttttaatatttttttggggaGCGATAAGGGGTGTGGGGTAGGAGGGAAGGTAGGGTTTTGATcgtgggataagaaaaaaaaattattttttttaaaaaattaaaaaatattatttttaaaaaaataaaataaattaattttttagggTGGGGGGTCGGAGTAGGGAAGGAGGATTGGGGATGAGGTGGAGTGGAGGCaagaagaaaatatataaaagaaatttaaaaaaaaaaaaaaatttaagggaggcggggtggggtggggtaagTTGGCTTGGGGTAAGATGGGGGTGAggtgaggtgggtgattttgagagtgaGAGGACAcattatcactttttttttctactttcattaagaaaattattttttaattaaatgatttgAAATAGAGATTGATTGGACTGATTTAAACCCATAGAATATGTATCAAGGGAACAACAAAAACTAACGTTATTCGATTCATTAAGTTTCATCCACGAACTACGGGATAGAGATGAGTTATCTGCTTTTTCAAAGAgaatataaaagaaagtaaaaaagtatCAAAAGAATATATAGTCACAcaaaatttacttttttcttgATGTGAAGTGGGAATCAAACACcggtgaaaaaagaagaagaaagttgTCGTATTTTATTATCCCTCTCTCTTtctattttagctaagttttatCTGTCAATATAATTTCTTAGTATAAATTTATCTGTCGATATAATTTATTAAGATAGATTTACTCTTCAAATCATCATCTCTTATCATCTACGTAGCGTGATGAGGATGGTTGTACACATATGTTTGATTAATTATATGTTATGGTCGACGCGTCTGTGCTcatctaaataattttttaagagtatatattaaattattgatCTTCAACTCTTCCAATAACGTGAAAGAACggtaatgaaagaaaaaagaactaAATGACCAAGCTTAATTACAAGGATTATCCTAAAGTAGTACAGTATAAGTTGAATGGCTATCATATTTCATGTTTATATAGTCAAAGAAACGCAtgtatgatattttttaaaacaaaataaaatatactgcaatacatttttcatctttttgcgATAGCTAAAATAAAACCTCGACTAATACTTTCAATAATTGTTAACTATTTAAATTTCATTTGACAAGTAATTCTGAGAATGATTTAACTTCAAATATCAACAACTTTACAGTTATAAGCAAAACGGAACTACTAATTTAAGCTGGTTATTGTGCTTTTATAAACTAATTAAAGTCAAGATTCAATATTGTTATAATTAAATCTAAGCACTATCTAATTTGCAAGATGCCGAAAAATTGTCCTagccttttttactttttttggggggagggggggagttGCGTGAGGGCGGTCACCTAATGTTTAGTGTATTTGTTTTGAGTTTCAATAATTCAGATTTATATCGAAAATCTCGTTGTTAGGGAATAATTTGATTCTTACTAAATACTTCCTTAGTTTACTTTCAATTGTCATGTTTCACTTCTTGAGTGTCTAACTGTATagattttgatcaatattttaaaatctattttctcACCCTATTAATATGAAAATGATTGgaaatttgtaatttaatttttatataatttttaaaaaataattttaaatctaaaatattaatttaattttaaagataaatcaaatcaattcctatgaacaaaatataataagtaaaataaacaGAGAAAATAATTCTATTATCAAATTGAAAAActtctaattaaaaaatatagtgttataaaaaataaagtagagaagTACAAgagtagagaaaaaaaaagatagtaattattatttctcttgagggattctcTTGATCTGAGAGATTGAGAATATTATGAacaaatccctctatttataaggaaaaatacccctagtttctctctaaaagatagatacttaggggtttgggccacaagtgacaaaagagttttaaaatgaggtgtgggtgacacaagtcttaattattaattGGAGGTGacacttactttattatggattacgaaagttgaggaagtttgaaaataacccacaagtttttaaatttatactttgatcccaatatttacctaaaataacgaaaaacggagggaaaaaaacgtctttctctcttctcatccattgttattttctctctcttagcgatttttgttgttcattgtttctgctgctttattcatcatcttctgcttcattatcattatcttctactacattatcatcttcatttttttcttgtcgattatttgttgttgttattgttgttggtacAGCACTACTGCTGCGacctgaccaatttcttaggtcaaattttgtttactacatcactttccactttggcattacttcataggtgactttggtaagtaaacttatgatttttattcatatttgtcatctgggtacacttttgtttttccaacaatggatagaaccccgatcatgaatccagcataagtgcccacaatttaaatagatcaatcatctggtgcatcagataagtaatctattgcatcagaagatttatctgttgcatcagactgtttatctgttgcatcagacgttatctgttgcatcagacgtattatctgttgtatcaggatgtttatctgttgcatcagacttcttatctgttgcaacatgagtaatctgttttgaacaacacatcagcccctaccacaaacccaacagataaatcttcctattgctactggattctaaattattcatttttacgTTGAattgtcgacatgtttgttgagaagataatagacagaatgaaaattaaatatggattaaaacgtcaaagctcaaacataattttttattaaacaaaaataaataaaaatacgtataatagattaaaagaaaaataataatctaattattagtattatcaccatcatcattgccagccggccaatcttcaaccgaaagTAGCAAGGTCCTCCTCAGCCTGCCTATATCGCGGAGTATTCTTGCTCTAACTTCTCCCAGTTCCCATTGTAGGTCACGAACTTGAtttcgaagttcattcacggtgtcttgcagaaaagcgacgtcccacactgggtcaaccataatcttctagagtgtaatatgaaagacgagatgcaataaatagagtgtagttgaatgaacgattgagtaaggagggacctatttatagaggattgaatttgaatgagaggcaaaggcgcgactattcacctctattcattaattacatttttgattaaattaagaaaataaatattgtgatataagtcatgacttttcagattattattattaattagttctttcgaagaatcatttttattgagttatggcaacagattctatatatgttgcatcaaataacacatctgtgacaacaaatatattatctgttgcaacaaatataaaatatgttacattagataacctatctgttgcaacatataatctaactgttcacctccatttattaattatattttttattaatgtgaaaagtaatgacgtaattaaattaagaaatattgtgataagtcatgactttttagattattattattaattaattcgttccaaaaatcatttttattgagtagTAACGACAGATTCGATATCGGTTGAATCAGATAAATCaactgtgacaacagatatatcatctgttgcaacaatagtgaacctgttgcatcaaataatatatttgttgcaacatataatctacttttttttaaaaaaaaaaactatcatcatatcattaatccaaatttgcttactttttattttataaatacaaaaaataacttttcaaatttcttaaaaaaataataaccattttattatataataaataatttttaaaactaaattcaaaaacaaaaatgatgaaaagtca comes from Capsicum annuum cultivar UCD-10X-F1 chromosome 2, UCD10Xv1.1, whole genome shotgun sequence and encodes:
- the LOC107839509 gene encoding 2-methylpropanoate--CoA ligase CCL4, with translation MDQLKPRPPNSSPLTPLTFLERAATIYADCPSVIYNNTCHTWSQTRTRCLKVASSIVSLLGIHTNHVVSVVSPNIPAMYELHFAVPMAGAVLNTINLRLDARTISVLLLHSESKLLFVDCQSKVLVLEALSLFPPKSDRPLLVLIEDDEFYTPLTSEFISTYEELVEKGDSSFNWIRPKSEFDPIALNYTSGTTSDPKGVVHSHRGIFIISWDSLIEWTVPKQPVYLWTLPMFHANGWSYPWGMAAVGGTNICLRKFDARVIYDSIKKHSVTHICAAPVVLNMLSNSPDSMPLEHPVYILTAGSPPPAAVLFRTESLGFVVTHGYGLTETGGLVISCTWKNHWNKLPATERARLKSRQGVRTTGMTEVDVVNPESGVSVKRDGLTLGEIVLKGACVMLGYLKDPEGTSKCMKDDGWFYTGDVAVMHPDGYLEIKDRSKDVIISGGENLSSVEVESVLYTHPAINEAAVVARPDEYWGETPCAFVSLNGKEKASEKDIIEFCRAKLPHYMVPKTLIIKEELPKTSTGKIQKFVLRDMAKSMGKSKTSRM